In Deinococcus depolymerans, the following are encoded in one genomic region:
- a CDS encoding aminoglycoside phosphotransferase family protein, producing the protein MAWRSVQWLGMGSDHHAFALDRARVLRLPRWPGEGEALRREARLLAWLAPRLGGAALPEVLHLGTASPLAPEGFSVARRVPGRSGLGGSLTDPAALGGALVRWLADLHALNPQGSGLELDLDPSGHDWRDAALNDLEAAAGAGVLPDLRKAVPVPIHGDFAAEHVSLDRQGRLSGVLDWSDAALGDLARDRAGLIHWGDAALLAAARVPAGGTARAGRAAGVVDKRPDPAVNLNRV; encoded by the coding sequence GTGGCGTGGCGCAGTGTGCAGTGGCTGGGCATGGGCAGTGATCACCACGCCTTCGCGCTGGACCGTGCGCGCGTGCTGCGCCTGCCCCGCTGGCCGGGTGAGGGAGAGGCGCTGCGCCGCGAGGCCCGGCTGCTGGCGTGGCTGGCCCCCCGGCTGGGTGGCGCGGCGCTGCCGGAGGTGCTGCACCTGGGGACCGCCTCGCCGCTGGCCCCGGAGGGCTTCAGCGTGGCGCGGCGTGTGCCGGGTCGGTCGGGTCTGGGGGGCTCGCTGACCGATCCGGCCGCCCTGGGGGGTGCGCTGGTGCGCTGGCTGGCGGATCTGCACGCCCTGAACCCGCAGGGGTCGGGGCTGGAACTGGACCTTGACCCGTCCGGGCACGACTGGCGGGACGCCGCACTGAACGATCTGGAGGCAGCGGCGGGGGCAGGGGTGCTGCCGGACCTCCGGAAGGCCGTGCCGGTGCCCATCCACGGGGATTTCGCGGCCGAGCACGTCTCCCTGGACAGGCAGGGTCGGCTCTCGGGGGTGCTGGACTGGTCGGACGCGGCGCTGGGCGATCTGGCGCGGGATCGGGCGGGCCTGATCCACTGGGGGGACGCGGCGCTGCTGGCGGCGGCCCGCGTACCTGCGGGCGGGACGGCGCGCGCTGGACGGGCTGCGGGTGTGGTGGACAAACGCCCCGACCCCGCCGTAAACTTGAACCGAGTCTAA
- a CDS encoding 3-hydroxyacyl-CoA dehydrogenase/enoyl-CoA hydratase family protein, translating into MKIQKAAVIGAGVMGAAIAAQLANAGIPVMLLDIVLPDNPDRNFLAKSGIQRALKARPAAFMDPARAALITPGNLEDNLKDLKDADWILEAIIEKLDAKRSLWERVEKVAKKTAIISSNSSGIPMHLQIEGRSEDFQRRFVGAHFFNPPRYLHLLEVIPTPKTDPKVTETFSAFAQTTLGKGVVVANDVPGFVANRIGVYGIVRAMDHMVKAGLTPAQVDQLTGPALGRASSATFRTADLSGLDIIYHVASDLGKATPDDEDFTLTPAFRTLVEEKKMLGDKTGSGFYKKTKGADGKTKILNLNLDTFEYEDQGRVKVAAVDAIKGRPLAERVKALYAAEGKEGEFLRGVMNDGFWYAAKMAGNVSNRLQDIDNALKWGFGWEQGPFETMDTLGVQTVIANLEAEGRTLPPLLAAMKESGRDAFYAGDETVTPEGQPTKYEAPYFILTDLKKDATKVIKKRAGASVIDLGDGVLLAEWHAKMNALGEDQLRTVQDAHKLVQDMGYAGLVIGNQGENFSAGANLPLILAQAQAEEWDELDDMIKQFQQVTTSLRFSPHPTVAAPFGLTLGGGAEFTLHADHVVASAELYMGLVEVGVGLIPGGGGTKEMLLRFTDMQQPGQRLGATLLPAVQRAFELIGTAKVSTSALEARNLGFLRDTDTVAMNKNHILQDAKRQVLALAPGYVQPTPRQDIPVMGDAAIGAIKSALHGMHEGGYITDYDLVVSEQLARVLSGGTGNNRAAKVSEGHLLDLEREAFLTLLGKKGTQQRIEHMLKTGKPLRN; encoded by the coding sequence ATGAAGATACAGAAAGCTGCCGTTATCGGCGCGGGCGTGATGGGTGCCGCCATCGCCGCGCAACTCGCCAACGCCGGGATTCCCGTGATGCTGCTGGACATCGTCCTGCCGGACAACCCCGACCGGAACTTCCTGGCCAAGAGCGGCATCCAGCGCGCCCTCAAAGCCCGCCCCGCCGCCTTCATGGACCCCGCCCGCGCCGCCCTGATCACGCCCGGCAACCTCGAAGACAACCTCAAGGACCTCAAGGACGCCGACTGGATCCTCGAGGCGATCATCGAGAAACTCGACGCCAAACGCAGCCTCTGGGAACGCGTCGAGAAGGTCGCCAAGAAGACCGCCATCATCTCCAGCAACTCCAGCGGCATCCCCATGCACCTCCAGATCGAGGGCCGCAGCGAGGACTTCCAGCGCCGCTTCGTGGGCGCGCACTTCTTCAACCCGCCCCGCTACCTGCACCTGCTGGAAGTCATCCCCACCCCCAAGACCGACCCCAAGGTCACCGAGACCTTCAGCGCCTTCGCGCAGACCACCCTCGGCAAGGGCGTCGTCGTCGCGAACGACGTGCCGGGCTTCGTCGCCAACCGCATCGGCGTGTACGGCATCGTCCGCGCCATGGACCACATGGTCAAGGCCGGACTGACCCCCGCACAGGTCGACCAGCTGACCGGCCCCGCGCTGGGCCGCGCCTCGTCAGCCACCTTCCGCACCGCCGACCTCTCGGGCCTGGACATCATCTACCACGTCGCCAGCGACCTCGGTAAGGCCACCCCCGACGACGAGGACTTTACCCTCACGCCCGCCTTCCGCACCCTCGTCGAGGAGAAGAAGATGCTGGGCGACAAGACCGGCAGCGGCTTCTACAAGAAAACCAAAGGCGCAGACGGCAAGACCAAGATCCTGAACCTGAACCTCGACACCTTCGAGTACGAGGACCAGGGCCGCGTCAAGGTCGCCGCCGTGGACGCCATCAAGGGCCGCCCCCTGGCCGAGCGCGTGAAAGCCCTGTACGCCGCCGAAGGCAAGGAAGGCGAGTTCCTGCGCGGCGTCATGAACGACGGCTTCTGGTACGCCGCCAAGATGGCCGGCAACGTCAGCAACCGCCTCCAGGACATCGACAACGCCCTCAAGTGGGGCTTCGGCTGGGAACAGGGTCCCTTCGAGACGATGGACACCCTGGGCGTGCAGACCGTCATCGCCAACCTGGAAGCCGAGGGCCGCACCCTGCCCCCCCTGCTGGCCGCCATGAAAGAGTCCGGCCGGGACGCCTTCTACGCGGGCGACGAGACCGTCACCCCCGAAGGCCAGCCCACGAAGTACGAGGCGCCGTACTTCATCCTCACCGACCTGAAAAAAGACGCCACCAAGGTCATCAAGAAACGCGCCGGAGCCAGCGTCATCGACCTCGGCGACGGCGTGCTGCTGGCCGAATGGCACGCCAAGATGAACGCCCTCGGCGAGGACCAGCTGCGCACCGTGCAGGACGCCCACAAGCTCGTGCAGGACATGGGCTACGCAGGTCTCGTCATCGGCAACCAGGGCGAGAACTTCAGCGCCGGAGCGAACCTCCCCCTGATCCTCGCGCAGGCCCAGGCTGAAGAATGGGACGAACTGGACGACATGATCAAACAGTTCCAGCAGGTCACCACCAGTCTGCGCTTCAGCCCCCACCCCACCGTCGCCGCGCCCTTCGGCCTGACCCTCGGTGGCGGCGCAGAATTCACGCTGCACGCCGACCACGTCGTCGCCAGCGCCGAACTGTACATGGGCCTCGTCGAAGTCGGCGTCGGCCTCATCCCCGGCGGCGGCGGCACCAAGGAAATGCTCCTGCGCTTCACCGACATGCAGCAGCCCGGCCAGCGCCTCGGCGCGACCCTGCTGCCCGCCGTGCAACGCGCCTTCGAACTCATCGGCACCGCCAAGGTGAGCACCAGCGCCCTCGAAGCCCGCAACCTCGGCTTCCTGCGCGACACCGACACCGTCGCCATGAACAAGAACCACATCCTGCAGGACGCCAAACGCCAGGTCCTCGCCTTGGCCCCCGGCTACGTGCAACCCACCCCCCGCCAGGACATCCCCGTCATGGGCGACGCCGCCATCGGCGCCATCAAGAGCGCCCTGCACGGCATGCACGAAGGCGGCTACATCACCGACTACGACCTCGTCGTCAGCGAACAGCTCGCCCGCGTCCTGTCCGGCGGCACCGGCAACAACCGCGCGGCCAAAGTCAGCGAAGGGCACCTCCTCGACCTCGAACGCGAAGCCTTCCTCACCCTCCTAGGGAAGAAAGGCACCCAGCAACGCATCGAGCACATGCTCAAGACCGGCAAACCGCTCAGGAACTGA
- a CDS encoding alpha/beta hydrolase family protein yields the protein MTRLTDRLLNVRKRRALGWAALAYAGVVLAGAFLGAEITLRSKTRRVKGVIVPVGRRGNSVFLPASSETLSRGPIGIVPLLPNKGHAVLGERQVVGTLVRRPVQEERGVLPNGALAWASTFVYNGTPAQLGVAFEHTAVHTPLGDMPAWHIPPSGDVPGRADTLVIVIHGHGGQRAQALRMLPALQRTGSASLFVTFRNAHGAPASPQGYLTLGDQEAEDVLAALHWARDAGYKRAVLYGFSMGGNIALSVLRQKHRPYPLPILGVMLDCPALDWRDTIRSQGVRFGIPNFMARHVARFVERIVTRRSGQDFDTVDQIAAAPTFDVPMILWHGTRDRTIPVEQADRLAAARPDLIEYHRVEGGKHIRVWNIDPEQYDAQLETFIARVVPEVEA from the coding sequence ATGACCCGCCTGACCGACCGACTCCTGAACGTCCGTAAACGCCGCGCCCTCGGCTGGGCCGCCCTGGCCTACGCCGGGGTGGTGCTGGCGGGTGCATTCCTGGGGGCGGAGATCACGTTGCGTAGCAAGACGCGCCGCGTGAAGGGCGTGATCGTGCCGGTGGGTCGGCGGGGGAACAGTGTGTTCCTGCCGGCCAGCAGCGAGACGCTCTCGCGTGGTCCGATCGGGATCGTGCCGCTGCTCCCGAACAAGGGGCACGCGGTGCTGGGCGAGCGGCAGGTCGTGGGCACCCTCGTGCGCCGCCCGGTGCAGGAGGAACGTGGCGTGCTGCCCAACGGGGCGCTCGCGTGGGCCAGTACGTTCGTGTACAACGGCACGCCCGCGCAACTGGGCGTGGCGTTCGAGCACACGGCCGTTCACACGCCGCTGGGTGACATGCCCGCGTGGCACATTCCGCCCAGTGGGGACGTGCCGGGCCGTGCGGACACGCTGGTGATCGTCATTCACGGTCACGGGGGTCAGCGCGCCCAGGCGTTGCGGATGCTTCCGGCGCTTCAGCGCACCGGGTCCGCCAGCCTGTTCGTCACGTTCCGCAACGCGCACGGCGCTCCGGCCTCCCCGCAGGGATACCTGACGCTGGGCGACCAGGAAGCCGAGGACGTGCTGGCCGCGCTGCACTGGGCCAGAGACGCCGGGTACAAACGGGCCGTGCTGTACGGATTCTCGATGGGCGGCAACATCGCCCTGAGCGTCCTGCGGCAAAAGCACCGTCCGTACCCGCTGCCGATCCTGGGCGTCATGCTGGACTGCCCCGCGCTGGACTGGCGGGACACCATCCGCTCGCAGGGCGTCCGCTTTGGCATTCCGAACTTCATGGCGCGGCACGTGGCCCGCTTCGTCGAACGGATCGTCACGCGCCGCAGCGGTCAGGACTTCGACACCGTCGACCAGATCGCCGCCGCGCCCACCTTCGACGTGCCCATGATCCTGTGGCACGGCACCCGCGACCGCACCATCCCCGTCGAGCAGGCCGACCGTCTGGCCGCCGCCCGCCCCGACCTCATCGAATACCACCGCGTGGAAGGCGGCAAGCACATCCGCGTGTGGAACATCGACCCCGAACAGTACGACGCCCAGCTCGAAACCTTCATCGCCCGCGTGGTGCCGGAGGTAGAAGCGTGA
- a CDS encoding thiolase family protein, with protein sequence MRDAVIVSAVRTPVGRGIKGTLANTRPDDLAALVLNEAVKRAGIDAALVEDVYFGCAIPEAEQGLNIARLAALRAGMPDSVGGVTINRFCSSGLQTIAMAAAAIQTGQADVMLAGGVESMSMLPMSGHNPSPNLDLVDARPGAYIGMGMTAENVAAKYGISREDQDAFAFRSHQRAAAAQDAGKFDAEIVPVPVRVDKLKGTKMKSETINFDRDELIRRDANLADMAKVRPAFKATGSVSAANSSPFSDGAAAVLIMSAEKAQELGLKPLAKFVGFAVAGVEPELMGIGPVKAVPKVLAQTGLTLDDIDLIELNEAFAAQSLAVARELGLNQEIMNVNGGAIALGHPLGCSGAKLATTAIYELQRRGGGKALITMCIGGGMGAAGIIEVYGAQQAAD encoded by the coding sequence ATGCGTGACGCTGTTATTGTTTCTGCTGTTCGGACGCCCGTTGGGCGTGGTATCAAGGGCACCCTGGCGAACACCCGCCCTGATGATCTGGCGGCGCTGGTGCTGAACGAGGCCGTGAAGCGTGCCGGGATCGACGCGGCGCTGGTCGAGGACGTGTACTTCGGGTGCGCGATCCCCGAGGCCGAGCAGGGTCTGAACATCGCGCGTCTGGCGGCGCTGCGTGCCGGGATGCCGGACAGCGTGGGTGGTGTGACCATCAACCGTTTCTGCTCCAGTGGGTTGCAGACGATTGCGATGGCGGCGGCCGCCATTCAGACCGGTCAGGCGGACGTGATGCTGGCGGGCGGCGTGGAGAGCATGAGCATGCTGCCCATGAGCGGCCACAACCCCAGCCCGAACCTGGACCTCGTGGACGCCCGGCCCGGCGCGTACATCGGCATGGGCATGACGGCCGAGAACGTCGCCGCGAAGTACGGCATCAGCCGTGAGGATCAGGATGCGTTCGCGTTCCGCAGCCACCAGCGGGCGGCGGCGGCGCAGGACGCCGGGAAGTTCGATGCCGAGATCGTGCCTGTGCCGGTGCGCGTGGACAAACTGAAGGGCACGAAGATGAAGTCCGAGACCATCAACTTCGACAGGGACGAACTGATCCGCCGGGACGCGAACCTCGCGGACATGGCGAAGGTCCGCCCCGCGTTCAAGGCGACCGGTTCGGTCAGCGCGGCGAACAGCAGCCCGTTCAGTGACGGCGCGGCCGCCGTGCTGATCATGAGCGCCGAGAAGGCGCAGGAGCTGGGCCTGAAACCCCTGGCGAAGTTCGTGGGCTTCGCAGTGGCGGGCGTGGAGCCCGAACTGATGGGCATCGGCCCCGTGAAGGCCGTGCCGAAGGTGCTGGCGCAGACCGGCCTGACCCTGGACGACATTGACCTGATCGAACTGAACGAGGCGTTCGCCGCGCAGTCCCTGGCCGTCGCGCGGGAACTGGGCCTGAACCAGGAGATCATGAACGTCAACGGCGGCGCGATCGCCCTGGGCCACCCGCTGGGGTGCAGCGGCGCGAAGCTCGCCACGACCGCCATCTACGAACTGCAGCGCCGTGGGGGCGGGAAGGCCCTGATCACCATGTGCATCGGCGGGGGCATGGGTGCCGCCGGGATCATTGAGGTGTACGGCGCGCAGCAGGCCGCCGACTGA
- a CDS encoding cation:proton antiporter, translating into MIKGMRVWLPVVTLCSGSALAANSAGTADLLFGLFWVVLAAAVFGTVASKLGVPAVVGQVLAGILIGPSVLSLVRPDEFLLSLAELGAVFLLFMVGLETRFRDLLAVGKEALLVAVLGIVIPLALGFGFGLWQGQENVSALFVGTALVATSVGITAKVLQEMGVLDARFAQVILGAAVIDDILGLTLLAVVSGLGAGESMSAAQVGLILGLSVGFVALVLAVGIPLIRRFQPRLQNLSLSRMFNVAIVVGLGVAALSTVAGLAPIIGAFLAGMVLAEVKDEVEFESKVHALESFLAPVFFVVVGLQLDLSVLGTPTVIVAGLILTVLAVIGKVAGGLLGARSMGGQQALLVGVGMVPRGEVGLIVASLGLSAGIINANVYAEVLLMVLLTTVLAPLALRVLARRAGPEATAAKA; encoded by the coding sequence ATGATCAAGGGAATGCGTGTGTGGTTGCCGGTGGTGACCCTGTGTTCGGGAAGTGCGCTGGCCGCGAATTCGGCGGGAACGGCGGACCTGCTGTTCGGGCTGTTCTGGGTCGTGCTGGCCGCGGCGGTGTTCGGGACGGTTGCCTCGAAACTGGGCGTGCCGGCGGTGGTGGGGCAGGTGCTGGCCGGAATCCTGATCGGGCCGAGCGTCCTGAGTCTGGTCCGACCGGACGAGTTCCTGCTCAGTCTCGCGGAACTGGGGGCGGTGTTCCTGCTGTTCATGGTGGGTCTCGAAACCCGTTTCCGTGACCTGCTGGCCGTGGGGAAGGAGGCGCTGCTGGTGGCGGTGCTGGGCATCGTGATTCCGCTGGCGCTGGGCTTCGGTTTCGGTCTGTGGCAGGGGCAGGAGAACGTCAGTGCGCTGTTCGTGGGGACGGCCCTGGTGGCCACGTCGGTGGGCATCACCGCCAAGGTCTTGCAGGAGATGGGCGTGCTGGACGCCCGGTTCGCGCAGGTGATCCTGGGCGCGGCCGTCATCGACGACATCCTGGGCCTGACCCTGCTGGCGGTCGTGAGCGGCCTGGGTGCCGGGGAGAGCATGAGTGCCGCGCAGGTGGGCCTGATCCTGGGCCTCAGCGTGGGCTTCGTGGCGCTGGTGCTGGCGGTGGGCATCCCGCTGATCCGCCGCTTCCAGCCCCGGCTGCAGAACCTGAGCCTGTCGCGCATGTTCAACGTGGCGATCGTGGTGGGCCTGGGCGTGGCCGCCCTGAGTACCGTGGCGGGCCTCGCGCCGATCATCGGGGCGTTCCTGGCGGGCATGGTGCTGGCCGAGGTGAAGGACGAGGTGGAATTCGAGTCGAAGGTACACGCCCTGGAGTCCTTCCTGGCGCCGGTGTTCTTCGTGGTCGTCGGGCTGCAGCTGGACCTGAGCGTGCTGGGCACGCCCACCGTGATCGTCGCGGGCCTGATCCTGACGGTGCTGGCCGTGATCGGTAAGGTCGCGGGCGGCCTGCTGGGTGCGCGCAGCATGGGCGGGCAGCAGGCGCTGCTGGTCGGCGTGGGCATGGTCCCGCGCGGCGAGGTCGGCCTGATCGTCGCCAGCCTGGGCCTGAGTGCCGGGATCATCAATGCGAACGTGTACGCCGAGGTCCTGCTGATGGTGCTGCTCACGACCGTCCTGGCCCCGCTGGCCCTGCGGGTCCTGGCCCGCCGGGCCGGACCGGAAGCCACAGCCGCGAAAGCCTGA
- a CDS encoding 23S rRNA (cytosine(2499)-C(5))-methyltransferase, whose protein sequence is MQDAAPTPRSRLRLRVSPAAETHIRAGHPWVYESSLRDQNREGDAGELAVIYDRRDRFLAIGLFDPDSPLRVRVLHHGSPVTLDDAWWAARLDAALLRRAPLFGPDTDGYRAVNGESDGWPGLVVDRYADTLVVKLYTAAWFPHLERVLDLLESRFPGSGVVLRLSRNIQVRAAAAGLHDGQVLAGAVPDGPVVFHETGLAFEADVLRGQKTGFFLDQRENRRRVERYARDRRVLNAFSFSGGFSLYAARGGAAEVVSLDLSAHALRSAQRNYALNPKLTAPHETVQADVFEWLTETRREFDLVILDPPSLARREAERTGAIRAYGKLASDGIRRLARGGILVSASCSAHVSAEEFWAAVREAADRSGRPWKELHTSQHAPDHHATFAEAQYLKAIFIQLD, encoded by the coding sequence ATGCAGGACGCCGCTCCCACCCCCCGTTCCCGCCTGAGACTGCGGGTCTCTCCGGCCGCCGAGACGCACATCCGCGCCGGGCACCCCTGGGTGTACGAATCGAGCCTGCGGGACCAGAACCGCGAGGGCGACGCCGGTGAACTGGCCGTGATCTACGACCGCCGTGACCGGTTCCTGGCGATCGGGCTGTTCGACCCGGACAGCCCGCTGCGTGTGCGGGTGCTGCACCACGGCTCCCCGGTCACGCTGGACGACGCGTGGTGGGCGGCCCGACTGGACGCCGCCCTGCTGCGCCGCGCCCCGCTGTTCGGCCCGGACACCGACGGGTACCGCGCCGTGAACGGCGAGTCGGACGGCTGGCCCGGACTGGTCGTGGACCGCTACGCGGACACGCTGGTCGTGAAGCTGTACACCGCCGCGTGGTTCCCGCACCTGGAACGCGTGCTGGACCTGTTGGAATCCCGCTTTCCCGGCAGTGGGGTCGTGCTGCGCCTGAGCCGCAACATTCAGGTGCGTGCCGCCGCCGCCGGCCTGCACGACGGTCAGGTACTGGCGGGCGCCGTCCCGGACGGCCCGGTGGTGTTCCACGAGACCGGACTGGCCTTCGAGGCGGACGTGCTGCGCGGCCAGAAGACCGGGTTCTTCCTGGATCAGCGCGAGAACCGCCGCCGGGTCGAGCGGTACGCCCGTGACCGGCGGGTGCTGAACGCCTTCTCGTTCAGTGGGGGCTTCAGCCTGTACGCCGCGCGGGGCGGCGCGGCCGAGGTGGTCAGCCTGGACCTCAGCGCCCACGCCCTGCGCAGCGCGCAGCGCAACTACGCCCTGAACCCGAAACTCACCGCGCCGCACGAGACGGTGCAGGCCGACGTGTTCGAATGGCTGACCGAAACGCGCCGCGAGTTCGACCTGGTGATCCTCGACCCGCCCTCACTGGCGCGGCGTGAGGCGGAACGGACGGGCGCGATCCGCGCGTACGGCAAACTCGCCTCCGACGGCATCCGCCGTCTCGCGCGGGGTGGGATTCTGGTCAGCGCGTCGTGCTCCGCGCACGTCAGCGCCGAGGAATTCTGGGCGGCGGTGCGCGAGGCCGCCGACCGCAGCGGCCGCCCCTGGAAGGAACTGCACACCAGTCAGCACGCGCCCGACCACCACGCGACCTTCGCGGAGGCGCAGTACCTCAAGGCGATCTTCATTCAGCTCGACTGA
- a CDS encoding DUF6691 family protein, with translation MISTPPSAASRSAPPSTAHLLRQWPFLITGLLFGVLLIKSEAASWYRIQEMFRFQSIHMYGLMGSAVLTGVITTTLLRRSGRRALNGETIRVPAKDGPTRRYVLGGLIFGLGWGLAGVCPGPIFALLGSSLLPMLIVLAAALVGTWAFGAVQKLL, from the coding sequence ATGATCAGCACCCCGCCCTCTGCCGCCAGCCGTTCCGCTCCCCCCTCCACCGCGCACCTGCTGCGGCAGTGGCCGTTCCTGATCACCGGACTGCTGTTCGGCGTGCTGCTGATCAAATCCGAGGCGGCCAGCTGGTACCGCATACAGGAGATGTTCCGCTTTCAGTCCATTCACATGTACGGCCTGATGGGCAGCGCCGTCCTGACCGGAGTGATCACCACCACGCTGCTGCGCCGTTCCGGACGGCGCGCCCTGAACGGCGAGACCATCCGGGTTCCGGCAAAGGACGGCCCCACCCGCCGTTACGTGCTGGGCGGCCTGATCTTCGGACTGGGCTGGGGCCTGGCCGGCGTGTGCCCCGGACCGATCTTCGCGCTGCTGGGCAGCAGCCTGCTGCCGATGCTGATCGTGCTGGCCGCCGCCCTGGTCGGCACCTGGGCGTTCGGAGCCGTGCAGAAACTGCTGTAA
- a CDS encoding YeeE/YedE family protein: MPELLRVLQEPWPWYVSGPLIGLTVPLLLLLGNRAFGISSNLRHACAILLPDSLKPALFRYDWRAQSWNLMFAAGLILGGVVAATLLRDPQPAQLSGAAVQSLGALGVTVQPGLLPAELTDLSRPGTWTLLILSGLLVGFGTRYAGGCTSGHAITGLSTLQRPSLIATASFFAGGILSANLLLPLFLR; the protein is encoded by the coding sequence GTGCCTGAGCTGCTGCGCGTGCTTCAGGAACCCTGGCCGTGGTACGTGAGCGGCCCCCTGATCGGCCTGACCGTGCCGCTGCTGCTGCTGCTGGGCAACCGCGCGTTCGGGATCTCCTCGAACCTGCGCCACGCCTGCGCCATCCTGCTGCCCGACTCCCTCAAGCCCGCGCTGTTCCGGTATGACTGGCGGGCCCAGAGCTGGAACCTGATGTTCGCCGCCGGCCTGATCCTGGGGGGCGTGGTGGCCGCCACGCTGCTGCGCGACCCGCAGCCCGCGCAGCTGTCCGGCGCGGCCGTGCAGAGCCTCGGCGCGCTGGGCGTGACCGTGCAGCCCGGCCTGCTGCCCGCCGAGCTGACCGACCTGTCCCGCCCCGGCACGTGGACGCTGCTGATCCTGTCCGGTCTGCTGGTGGGCTTCGGCACCCGCTACGCCGGTGGCTGCACCAGCGGGCACGCCATCACGGGCCTCAGCACCCTGCAGCGGCCCAGCCTGATCGCCACGGCGTCCTTCTTCGCGGGTGGCATTCTCAGCGCCAACCTGCTGCTGCCCCTGTTCCTGAGGTGA
- the dinB gene encoding DNA polymerase IV → MPDLPAPPRKIIHVDMDAFYASVEQRDHPALRGVPVAVAWGGRRSVVLTASYEARPFGVRSAMPLYRALERCPHLTVVEPRFEAYREVSRQIRAVFHAFTPLVEPLSLDEAYLDVTAPLQGGPSATRIAQAIRADIRAQTGLSATAGVSVNKFLAKLASGMNKPDGLTVILPDHVRALLDALPVGDLHGIGPATAAKLAGMGIHTGADLRAAPEAALRDRFGVHGAYFSRIARGLDDRPVQPDRPHKSVGTEETYGHDLRGLEAVTARLPVLAQGVERRLEQAGLAARTVILKLKFDDRSVITRRVTLPWPVSAAPDLARAATRLLTPDLLAGRGVRLAGITAASLVPAGQRPAQPLLLGGPGEGVESGGD, encoded by the coding sequence GTGCCGGACCTACCTGCGCCCCCGCGCAAGATCATTCACGTGGACATGGACGCCTTCTACGCCTCGGTCGAGCAGCGCGATCACCCGGCCTTGCGCGGCGTTCCGGTGGCCGTCGCGTGGGGCGGGCGGCGTTCGGTGGTCCTGACCGCCAGTTACGAGGCCCGCCCGTTCGGGGTGCGCAGCGCCATGCCGCTGTACCGCGCGCTGGAACGCTGCCCACACCTGACGGTGGTCGAACCGCGCTTCGAGGCGTACCGGGAGGTCAGCCGCCAGATCCGCGCGGTCTTCCACGCATTCACGCCGCTCGTCGAGCCGCTCTCGCTGGACGAGGCGTACCTGGACGTCACCGCGCCCCTTCAGGGCGGTCCCAGCGCCACCCGCATCGCGCAGGCGATCCGCGCCGACATCCGCGCCCAGACCGGCCTGAGCGCCACGGCCGGGGTCAGCGTGAACAAGTTCCTGGCGAAACTCGCCAGCGGCATGAACAAACCCGACGGCCTGACCGTCATCCTGCCGGATCATGTACGCGCCCTGCTGGACGCCCTGCCTGTCGGTGACCTTCACGGGATCGGTCCGGCCACCGCCGCGAAACTCGCGGGCATGGGCATTCATACCGGGGCGGACCTGCGCGCCGCCCCGGAGGCCGCGCTACGTGACCGGTTCGGCGTGCACGGCGCGTACTTCTCCCGCATCGCGCGCGGCCTCGACGACCGCCCGGTGCAGCCGGACCGCCCGCACAAGAGCGTCGGGACCGAGGAGACCTACGGGCACGACCTGCGTGGCCTGGAAGCCGTCACCGCCCGCCTGCCAGTTCTCGCGCAGGGAGTCGAGCGCCGCCTCGAACAGGCGGGTCTGGCGGCGCGCACCGTCATCCTGAAACTGAAATTCGACGACCGCAGCGTCATCACGCGACGCGTCACGCTGCCCTGGCCGGTCAGTGCCGCCCCGGACCTCGCCCGCGCCGCCACCCGCCTCTTGACCCCCGACCTGCTCGCCGGGCGCGGCGTCCGGCTGGCGGGCATCACGGCTGCCAGCCTCGTTCCCGCCGGGCAGCGGCCCGCGCAACCGCTGCTGCTGGGCGGCCCCGGGGAGGGGGTAGAGTCGGGCGGTGACTGA